CAGATCGAACATGGATCATTTTCATCCTTTAATGCCACGCACCTCATCAGGATTACATTGAAATGGGGTATTTAAAAAATCCAGCATAAATTGATAGGCATTCGTTTCAAGCAAACGATAAATCACCCTGCTGTCTAAATTCAAATAATCATGCACAATTCTATTTCTCAGTCCTACTGCCCTTTGCCAAGCTTGTAACTCTTCACTCGTTTGCAAGCGCAATTGATGCAGCAAGGCAAAACAATCATATGCGCTCACTGGCGCAACTTGTCCCTGTGCTTTTAGCAAATGTTTTGCCTTGCCAATTGCGCTTTCTGTAATCACCTGTAGCGCATGAGCGACTCCAGAAAACTCCAATGCGCTGAGGCTATGATTTTGCTGCAAGCGCTGCTTTGCTTCCTGCAAAATTAAAGCTTGCCTTGCCGCATGGGCAGCGGTTTCAGCTTGATAGGTATTAAACTTCATGCTCTTTTTCCCACTGAAACATTTCCAGCTCGCGCCATGTTTTCGTTAAAAAACGACTCCAAACCAGCGTGTTATCTCCCTTTAGTAGCACGCCGTAATTCGCTATTTGCTCACGCATAGCAAGGCCTGCTTGGGCAATATCAATTAAATCCAGCTGATCTGGATGCAGGCCCGTGGCTTGTGCCAACTGCACTTGCAAATCACCAAGCTGCTGGTAACGCTCCAGCGGGTCAATGCCATATTCAAATGCAATGCCAATATCCCAATCACTCTCCGCATGGGCGCTGCCATTGGCACGGCTGCCCACTAAAACAGCAAAGCTGACTTTAGTGGCCTGCTCCAGTGCTGTTTGCAAGCGCTGCAATGACATTAGTTTTTGCTCAGCAAGGTCATCACTTGCGTCACACCGTCTTGCCAATCTGGCAGACAAAGGCCAAAGGCGGCTTGTAGCTTTTCTGTGCTTAGCTGTGAATTTGCTGGCCTTGG
This genomic interval from Iodobacter fluviatilis contains the following:
- the hepT gene encoding type VII toxin-antitoxin system HepT family RNase toxin, with protein sequence MKFNTYQAETAAHAARQALILQEAKQRLQQNHSLSALEFSGVAHALQVITESAIGKAKHLLKAQGQVAPVSAYDCFALLHQLRLQTSEELQAWQRAVGLRNRIVHDYLNLDSRVIYRLLETNAYQFMLDFLNTPFQCNPDEVRGIKG
- the mntA gene encoding type VII toxin-antitoxin system MntA family adenylyltransferase antitoxin — translated: MSLQRLQTALEQATKVSFAVLVGSRANGSAHAESDWDIGIAFEYGIDPLERYQQLGDLQVQLAQATGLHPDQLDLIDIAQAGLAMREQIANYGVLLKGDNTLVWSRFLTKTWRELEMFQWEKEHEV